A window of Polyodon spathula isolate WHYD16114869_AA chromosome 22, ASM1765450v1, whole genome shotgun sequence contains these coding sequences:
- the ep400 gene encoding E1A-binding protein p400 isoform X2 yields MHHGSGSQNVQRQLQRSKSFTGTEAEEQQQQPTNLPQSPVTSFAPSASPSAPQSPNYQIIMSRSPVPGQNVNITLQNVGQMVGGNQQITLTPLPLQNPASPGFQHSAQQWRFEHSSPSYIQVTSPLPQQVQPQSPTQHSPVPVQALQGVQRAGAPATGLSMCGQSPTRGFVDASMLVRQISLSSPSSSSHFVYQDGSGLTQLASGSAGQVQLSSPGTTGSVRERRLSQPHSQTGGTIHHLGPQSPAASGASIQTLGSPGHITTSSLPPQISSIIQGQLIQQQQQQQVLHGQQLGRAMSFDRTAPGMLTGVGGSAAPFGMASPLPPSSPSRANAPQGLSNPPLTPTSTSASVKKQPKKLEIPPATQEIAQLRKQCVEQHRKATESLKDIFKEHLIELFFLQHLQGNMMDFLAFKKKPCGPLFMYLRQNDLDLEDDEEEEQSEVINDEVKMVTGKDGQAGTPVAIATQLPPNVSAAFSSQQQQFQQTHQGTPVAGTANSMEIEAFKRQQALAQADQARRPRIEVGRHGMVFQHPGIAPLGSPGVPLQQLMPTVQGGMPPTPQTIQMAGQKQSQQQYDPSKGPPVQNAASLHTPPPQLPSRLQPTSMPLNALPPGLQLAQQQLVEAQAQPQTPLQVQVKQQLGPASIANTPQTQLQAQLQQQMQPGLHTQMQTAQQLPQSQAQLQQVQATVALVRPGADSSLASQRLMINSIPTSSLSQSPLAGTVLPSTTYSTLTHRTSPGSSKPLSPISQSKLTVSSVPKMSSLVQGGAQDVSQDKQAEQAKLENQVHQRIAELRKEGLWSMSRLPKLQDAPRPKSHWDYLLEEMQWMAADFSQERRWKMAAAKKLVRTCARYHDEQRQIEEREKIEEEARLRRIACAIAKEVEYFWANIEQVVEVKLQIEVHEKRRKALSLHRAPKEGKNAKPIQETGVKSEKESISELSPAGRKRKASTSAVQEGVEDEESTLEEQEAIEGAADHKNELAELDKEAKMSLDTLVEQYAGAYTENFEWPHPSSHSEDEDRDEEMEESLLESHNEEILIDSLLSIEEHGGPESSKAPLTDGQKPRKDIAEVAAAAELILPKGSARTTAVFWNAAPFLLHGSLREYQQIGVDWLASLYKKHLNGILADETGLGKTVQTAAFLAHLACKEGNWGPHLVVVRTCKILSWEMEIKRWCPGLKILLYLGNKKERRLKRKMWSESNNFHVCLTSYKLLLKDHKDFVRKRWKYLVLDEIQLLRNMTEKHWEAIFTLKSQQRLLLINTPLQNTLKELWTMIHFLLPGITRQYLDFPVKAGTDENQEYCHKLVIRLHRMIQPFILRRSKRDVEKQLPKKYEHILKCRLSSRQKMLYEDVMTQTRAQEALKTGHFVSVLHVLMQLQRICNHPDLVHPRTTRSAYVSAALQYTTPSLVLGALQYGPWKNVDMSMFDLIGNENKLTRYEADEVLPKQKVTRKLIEEIYSAPDPPARPKQVKLKSSRLFEPVQYSQKPEGRTVAFPGSQPQRTPPTTTTTTTTTTTTAATVPQQGQVRGKSPVTTVPATQAAGMPFQTTPTTTTTSTASSVSTPPTPGQQTVTSAASVSSGTTSSTSTVSKALSSPAGGAVPQLGQTAPVPVSRPAQVTPQAPAHTMQQSVLPQRLVLTSQAQSRLPKGGEVVKIAQLASVTGSQSRITQPETPVTLQFQGNKFTLSPSQLRQLTTGQPLQLQGTLGNILQIVSAPGQQILRPQSSVVMQTVSQTQPVQNAVTALSQQAQTATAPTTTAVQGKAPAVVVRTAVPNTAGGDQTASVKAVAAAGTTTQEASEARNQLVKERLDRVFSANERRCSRSVFYGADLLEVCSVFNKDPAPKPATVSSNSWRWIGRANCLSLQQARSSVSHLQEALFTSEQREALQDMAERFVCVVPAAVAPAPQLYSANPPPQYSLALKMFRHSFHQEMAPHTKQLRNPTANHLVEFPALQLLQMDSGKLEALAVLLHKLKSEGRRVLIFTQMVTMLDILEKFLDYHQLTYVRINEKTQVEQRQEQMRNFNRNKQIFCTILSNRCGSVVGSVLDADTVVFYDTDLNPSMDTKTQEWCDRIGRSKDIHIYRLGSGNSIEEKLLKNGTKDLIREVAAQGTDYTLAFLTQRTIQDLFEVESGSGEKVEEFVVLHQDPSPAETISPRVARPYIQALNSIGEEGASGVPIKSEEDTAAEMSEDDVGVERDVNYEDEPSPLEELVAVVEQLTPIEKYALHYLEFVHISSTEEEERKAMEKMIAAKKGWEVEQLKKLKTEDDERMMLEEEEDLFTYTREDAYNMEYVYDGPDGQTEIMPLWTPPTPPQDDNDVYIDSVICLMYDSTPMPESKLPPVYVRKEHKRLKMDPSAAGRKKKQRHGETVIPPRSLFDKGSFLKPRREGKDQKKNFSLKQQAPFAKPLPSLVKPAVEAGQDNPEWLISEDWALLQAVKQLLELPLNLSIVSAAHTPNWDMVSDVVNSCSRVYRSPKQCRSRYENVIIPREEGKLVYEANPKKKTKSIYKSKNSRPLRTCQIYAQDDSATHIHLYNSRFELMKIIASKRSPPIKPLLGMNPFQKNPKHASVLAESGINYDKPLPPIQVASQRAERIAKEKKALAEQQRAQQLAQQQAGTQPPPPPTPQPQTQQPAQPQAVPQAQAVVQAAGNTITNTASMAGTIKTAAAGTSLQTAPVSGNVIVNTVAGVPASSFQPTNKRLASPGIPATLTTTVGASPQVVHTQQRAVSTPAAPAEVVAIATNQGIRTVTPVTASTVSTTLTPVQTQNRSLITQVNTATAPSMQLPPGKGITHAQLQLLRQQQAQVQVQQIQAQAGSPAQIKTVGKPTQEQFLKIQQKQKLQLQQQQAVAAQQQTHQPSQQAAQAQQQQQLSAVTTSRGGPVLTGTTVANLQVARLTRVAGTQLQAPGQIQSQPAQTTQVTLTKPPVVSVPAVTTLPVTVAGISMAIGQPQKAGGQVVAHQLQVQQHLLSLKKQHAAAQQQKAAQTQVVQGQATVQQKVTVQAQQPAQQKVTYTTAQLQPGIKTQFLTTSIAQAQKPSAAQQVQTQIQVAKLPQMVQQQTVANIQQMVSASQIQGQTQTLTLSPATSQQQVQVIPAGAATAQKLLQQQVGLAASPHSPAQGAASSESQGQQQAKVQVRAAPAVRVKAPTKPS; encoded by the exons ATGCACCATGGAAGTGGGTCCCAGAATGTGCAGCGCCAGCTTCAGAGATCCAAGTCTTTCACAGGTACTGAGGCAGAAGAGCAGCAACAGCAGCCCACAAACCTTCCTCAATCACCGGTGACCTCTTTCGCTCCGTCCGCCAGCCCCTCTGCCCCTCAGTCCCCCAACTACCAGATCATCATGAGCCGGAGTCCGGTTCCAGGGCAGAACGTCAACATCACTCTGCAGAATGTAGGACAGATGGTAGGGGGGAACCAGCAGATAACCCTCACCCCTCTGCCACTCCAGAACCCGGCGTCCCCAGGGTTCCAGCACAGCGCCCAGCAATGGAGGTTTGAGCACAGCTCTCCTTCTTACATCCAAGTCACGTCGCCCTTACCACAGCAAGTTCAGCCGCAGAGCCCCACCCAGCACAGCCCAGTACCTGTTCAGGCTTTGCAAGGGGTGCAAAGGGCTGGCGCTCCCGCGACTGGGTTAAGTATGTGTGGTCAAAGCCCGACTCGAGGATTTGTGGATGCCAGCATGCTCGTCAGGCAAATAAGCCTCAGCAGTCCATCAAGCAGCAGCCACTTTGTGTACCAGGATGGGTCAGGACTGACTCAGCTGGCATCGGGCTCAGCCGGACAGGTGCAGCTGTCTTCTCCTGGCACCACAGGGTCAGTGCGGGAACGCAGGCTGTCTCAACCCCATTCCCAGACTGGCGGGACCATTCACCACCTGGGGCCTCAGAGTCCAGCAGCAAGCGGGGCCTCCATACAGACGCTGGGAAGCCCGGGTCACATTACAACTTCCAGCTTGCCTCCTCAGATCAGCAGCATTATCCAGGGCCAGCtgattcagcagcagcagcagcagcaggtgctTCATGGGCAGCAACTCGGCAGGGCCATGAGTTTTGATAGGACTGCCCCGGGGATGCTAACTGGGGTCGGTGGATCGGCAGCCCCTTTCGGCATGGCCTCCCCTCTGCCTCCCTCCAGCCCGTCCCGTGCCAACGCACCGCAGGGACTGTCAAACCCCCCGCTCACCCCTACCAGCACCTCAGCCTCGGTCAAAAAGCAGCCCAAGAAGCTGGAGATCCCGCCTGCCACTCAAGAGATTGCCCAGCTGAGGAAGCAGTGTGTGGAGCAGCACAGAAAAGCTACAGAGAGCCTGAAAGACATCTTCAAGGAGCATCTGATCGAGCTGTTTTTTCTGCAACACCTGCAAGGGAACATGATGGACTTCCTGGCTTTCAAGAAGAAGCCTTGCGGGCCGCTCTTCATGTATCTGCGGCAGAACGACTTGGATCTAGAGGACGATGAGGAAGAGGAGCAATCGGAAGTCATTAACGATGAG GTAAAAATGGTGACAGGAAAAGATGGTCAGGCTGGTACTCCTGTTGCTATAGCAACACAGCTTCCTCCTAATGTATCTGCTGCCTTTTCCTCACAACAGCAACAGTTTCAG CAGACTCATCAGGGTACGCCAGTGGCTGGTACTGCAAATTCCATGGAGATTGAAGCCTTTAAAAGACAACAGGCTTTAGCACAAGCAG ATCAGGCTAGGAGGCCTCGGATTGAAGTTGGTCGCCATGGGATGGTTTTCCAGCATCCTGGTATAGCACCTTTAGGATCACCTGGGGTTCCTCTTCAGCAGCTTATGCCAACAGTGCAAG GAGGGATGCCCCCAACTCCTCAAACCATTCAAATGGCAGGTCAGAAGCAGAGTCAGCAGCAGTATGATCCATCCAAAGGGCCTCCGGTCCAGAATGCTGCCAGCCTCCACACCCCTCCGCCCCAGTTGCCAAGCAGACTCCAGCCGACCAGCATGCCTCTGAACGCACTCCCTCCCGGGCTGCAGTTAGCACAGCAGCAGCTGGTGGAAGCCCAGGCTCAGCCCCAGACTCCGCTCCAGGTCCAGGTTAAACAGCAGCTGGGACCAGCGTCCATCGCTAACACCCCTCAGACGCAGCTCCAGGCTCAGCTTCAGCAACAAATGCAGCCAGGACTTCATACTCAGATGCAGACGGCACAGCAGCTTCCACAGTCTCAGGCCCAGCTACAGCAAGTGCAAGCG aCTGTAGCTCTGGTGCGACCTGGTGCTGATTCTTCCCTGGCCTCTCAGCGGCTGATGATCAATTCTATACCTACTTCTTCACTTTCACAGTCACCCCTTGCAGGAACAGTGTTGCCTTctacaacctactcaacactgacacacagaacCTCCCCAGGATCCAGCAAACCTCTCTCTCCAATCTCTCAGTCCAAACTGACTGTTTCATCAGTGCCAAAAATGTCTAGCCTGGTTCAGGGTGGTGCACAAGACGTTTCTCaagacaagcaggcagagcaaGCTAAACTG GAAAACCAGGTCCACCAGAGGATAGCTGAACTGCGCAAAGAGGGCCTGTGGTCAATGAGCAGACTGCCCAAACTGCAGGATGCCCCGCGGCCCAAGTCTCACTGGGATTACCTTCTGGaggagatgcagtggatggcagcTGATTTTTCCCAGGAGAGGAGGTGGAAGATGGCTGCTGCTAAGAAG CTTGTGAGGACCTGTGCACGTTACCATGATGAACAAAGACAGATAGAAGAAAGGGAGAAGATAGAGGAGGAAGCCAGACTCCGGCGTATTGCATGCGCCATTGCAAAAGAAGTGGAGTATTTCTGGGCTAATATTGAACAG gttGTTGAAGTCAAACTACAGATTGAGGTCCACgagaaaagaagaaaagcatTGAGCCTACACAGAGCACCCAAAGAAG GAAAAAATGCCAAACCTATTCAGGAAACGGGAGTTAAATCAGAAAAAGAGAGCATCTCAGAGTTATCCCCTGCTGGAAGAAAACGAAAAGCAAGCACATCAGCAGTTCAAGAAGGAG ttgaGGATGAGGAGAGCACTTTAGAAGAGCAGGAAGCTATTGAAGGAGCTGCAGATCATAAGAACGAGTTGGCAGAACTGGATAAAGAGG CCAAGATGTCTTTGGACACTTTGGTGGAACAGTATGCTGGTGCATATACAGAAAACTTTGAGTGGCCTCACCCTAGTTCTCACAGTGAAGATGAAGACAGAGATGAAG AAATGGAAGAGTCTCTGCTTGAGAGTCACAATGAAGAGATCCTCATAGACTCACTGCTCAGCATTGAGGAGCACGGAGGCCCAGAAAGCTCAAAAGCTCCTCTGACTGATGGGCAGAAACCTAGGAAAGACATTGCTGAAGTGGCTGCTGCTGCAGAACTTATCCTGCCCAAGGGAAGCGCGAGGACCACCGCTgtg TTTTGGAACGCGGCACCGTTTCTCCTGCATGGCAGTCTCCGGGAATACCAGCAGATTGGTGTGGACTGGCTGGCGAGTCTCTATAAGAAACACCTGAATGGTATCCTGGCAGATGAAACTGGCTTGGGCAAGACTGTTCAAACAGCGGCGTTCCTGGCACACTTGGCTTGTAAAGAAG ggaattGGGGTCCACACCTGGTTGTGGTGCGGACATGTAAAATTCTGAGCTGGGAGATGGAAATTAAGCGCTGGTGCCCGGGTTTGAAAATTCTGCTGTATCTAGGCAACAAAAAAGAGCGAAGATTAAAAAGAAAG atGTGGTCTGAGTCAAACAACTTTCACGTGTGTTTGACATCCTACAAACTGCTGCTGAAGGATCACAAGGACTTTGTGAGGAAGAGGTGGAAGTACCTGGTACTGGATGAAATCCAGCTTCTCAGGAACATGACAGAAAAACACTGGGAAGCAATCTTTACTTTAAAAAG TCAGCAGAGGCTGCTATTGATCAACACCCCTCTCCAGAACACCTTGAAGGAGCTGTGGACCATGATACATTTCCTCTTACCTGGAATTACAAGACAGTACCTAGACTTCCCAGTCAAGGCAGGGACAGACGAAAACCAAGAGTACTGCCACAAGCTTGTTATCCGGTTGCACAGG ATGATTCAGCCCTTCATTTTGAGGCGCTCGAAGAGAGACGTTGAGAAGCAGCTGCCAAAGAAATACGAGCACATCCTGAAGTGTCGCCTCTCGAGCAGACAGAAGATGCTGTATGAAGATGTTATGACTCAGACACG AGCCCAAGAAGCCCTCAAGACCGGTCACTTTGTTAGCGTTCTTCACGTTTTGATGCAGCTTCAGAGGATCTGCAATCACCCAGACTTAGTTCATCCTCGAACCACACGGTCTGCCTACGTGTCCGCTGCACTGCAGTACACAACACCCTCCTTAGTACTGGGAGCTCTGCAATATGGTCCTTGGAAG AATGTGGACATGTCTATGTTTGACTTGATCGGAAACGAAAACAAGCTGACAAGGTATGAAGCTGATGAAGTGTTGCCAAAGCAGAAGGTGACCAGGAAGTTGATTGAGGAAATCTACAGCGCCCCTGACCCTCCAGCCAGACCCAAACAAGTGAAATTAAAGTCCAGCAG GTTGTTTGAGCCAGTGCAGTACAGTCAGAAGCCTGAGGGCAGGACTGTTGCATTTCCTGGTTCCCAGCCCCAGCGCACACCacctaccaccaccaccaccaccaccaccaccaccaccaccgcggCTACGGTGCCCCAGCAGGGTCAAGTGCGGGGGAAATCTCCTGTCACCACAGTCCCAGCCACACAGG CAGCAGGGATGCCGTTTCAGACAACCCCGACCACTACTACAACTAGCACTGCATCATCAGTCAGCACTCCTCCCACTCCAGGACAGCAAACGGTTACATCAGCAGCCTCCGTCAGCAGTGGCACTACCTCCTCGACTAGCACAGTGAGCAAGGCTCTGAGCAGccctgcagggggcgctgtgccCCAGCTAGGCCAGACTGCACCTGTGCCAGTTTCTAGGCCGGCTCAGGTCACGCCACAGGCCCCAGCCCATACCATGCAGCAGAGCGTGCTGCCTCAGAGGCTGGTGCTTACCTCCCAGGCCCAGTCACGGCTGCCCA AAGGTGGAGAGGTTGTGAAGATCGCTCAGCTCGCCTCTGTTACTGGCAGCCAAAGTAGAATCACCCAGCCCGAGACACCCGTTACTTTGCAGTTTCAGGGCAACAAATTTACCTTGTCCCCCAGCCAGCTGCGGCAGCTTACAACCGGACAGCCCTTGCAGCTACAAGGTACACTCG GCAATATTCTGCAGATCGTGTCAGCACCTGGCCAGCAGATCCTAAGACCTCAGAGCTCTGTTGTAATGCAGACTGTATCTCAGACCCAGCCTGTGCAGAATGCTGTGACTGCGCTGAGCCAACAAGCACAGACCGCCACTGCTCCCACGACCACAGCAGTGCAAGGCAAGG CCCCAGCTGTCGTTGTGAGGACTGCTGTTCCAAACACAGCTGGAGGAGACCAGACTGCAAGTGTGAAAGCAGTTGCTGCTGCAGGAACCACAACCCAG GAGGCCTCAGAAGCAAGGAACCAGCTTGTTAAGGAACGGCTAGACAGGGTGTTTTCTGCAAACGAGAGGAGATGCAGTCGATCTGTGTTCTATGGGGCAGATCTCCTGGAAGTCTGCTCTGTGTTCAACAAAGACCCTGCACCCAAACCTGCCACTGTCTCCAGTAACTCTTGGAGGTGGATTGGCAGGGCCAACTGCCTGAGTCTCCAGCAAGCAAGGTCATCTGTTTCTCACCTGCAAGAAGCTTTATTCACTTCAGAGCAGAGAGAAGCCCTGCAGGACATGGCAGAGCG GTTTGTCTGTGTGGTTCCAGCTGCTGTAGCGCCTGCCCCACAGCTTTACTCTGCGAATCCTCCCCCTCAGTACAGTCTCGCACTGAAGATGTTCAGACACAGTTTCCACCAAGAAATGGCTCCACACACAAAACAGCTGAGGAACCCTACTGCAAACCACCTTGTAGAGTTTCCTGCTCTTCAACTGTTACAGATGGACTCAG GGAAGCTGGAGGCCTTGGCAGTTCTGCTACACAAGCTGAAATCAGAGGGCCGTCGGGTGCTGATTTTCACACAGATGGTGACAATGCTGGACATCCTAGAAAAGTTCTTGGACTATCACCAGCTTACCTATGTGAGGATTAATGAGAAAACCCAGGTCGAGCAGCGGCAG GAACAGATGAGGAACTTCAACAGGAACAAGCAGATATTTTGTACCATTCTCTCAAACCGGTGTGGTTCTGTGGTGGGCAGTGTCCTGGATGCAGACACTGTTGTGTTTTATGACACTGACCTGAACCCCAGTATGGATACCAAGACTCAAGAATGGTGTGACAGGATCGGCAGGTCCAAGGATATCCATATATACAG GCTTGGAAGTGGTAACTCTATTGAAGAGAAGCTTCTGAAGAATGGAACAAAGGATCTGATCAGAGAGGTGGCTGCCCAGGGAACTGACTACACCTTGGCCTTTTTAACACAG cgaACAATCCAGGACCTGTTTGAAGTGGAGTCTGGATCTGGAGAAAAAGTGGAAGAGTTTGTGGTGCTCCATCAGGACCCATCTCCAGCAGAAACCATCTCTCCCAGAGTAGCACGGCCATACATACAGGCATTAAACAGCATTGGTGAGGAAGGGGCTTCAGGGGTTCCTATAAAATCTGAAGAAGACACTGCTGCAGAAATGAGTGAAGATGATGTGGGTGTGGAAAGAGATGTGAATTATGAAGACGAACCTTCTCCCTTGGAGGAACTGGTAGCAGTTGTAGAACAG CTTACTCCAATTGAGAAATATGCTTTACATTACCTGGAGTTTGTTCACATTTCCAGCACTGAAGAGGAAGAAAGGAAAGCGATG GAGAAGATGATTGCTGCTAAGAAGGGGTGGGAGGTGGAGCAGCTGAAGAAACTGAAGACTGAAGACGACGAGAGAATGatgctggaggaggaggaagatctCTTTACTTACACTCGTGAAGATGCCTACAACATG gagTATGTCTATGATGGTCCCGACGGACAGACGGAAATAATGCCG ctGTGGACCCCACCAACACCCCCTCAAGATGACAATGACGTCTACATCGACTCTGTGATCTGTCTCATGTATGACAGCACTCCCATGCCTGAATCGAAGCTGCCACCTGTTTACGTGAGGAAGGAACACAAGCGGCTTAAGATGGATCCATCAG CTGCAGGTAGGAAGAAGAAGCAGCGTCATGGAGAGACTGTCATCCCCCCGCGCTCGCTGTTTGACAAGGGCAGCTTCCTGAAGCCGCGCAGAGAGGGGAAAGACCAGAAGAAGAACTTTTCACTCAAGCAGCAGGCTCCCTTCGCTAAACCTCTACCTTCGCTTGTCAAACCTGCTGTTGAGGCTGGGCAAGACAATCCTGAGTGGCTGATCAGTGAGGACTGGGCCTTGTTACAG GCTGTGAAGCAGTTGCTCGAGCTGCCTTTGAACCTCTCCATTGTTTCAGCTGCGCACACACCAAACTGGGACATGGTCAGCGATGTTGTTAACTCCTGCAGCCGGGTCTATCGCTCCCCCAAACAGTGCCGGAGCAGATACGAGAACGTCATCATCCCCAGGGAGGAAGGAAAG ttggTCTATGAAGCCAAtccaaaaaagaaaaccaaaagcaTTTACAAG tccaAAAATAGCCGTCCGCTTCGCACCTGTCAGATCTATGCCCAGGATGACAGTGCTACTCACATTCACCTGTATAACAGTCGCTTTGAGTTGATGAAGATTATCGCCAGCAAGCGAAGTCCACCTATTAAGCCACT ACTGGGTATGAATCCATTCCAGAAGAATCCTAAGCATGCCTCTGTGTTAGCAGAGAG CGGAATCAACTATGATAAGCCACTGCCTCCTATCCAGGTTGCATCACAGCGCGCGGAGAGAATTGCAAAGGAGAAAAAG GCTTTGGCAGAGCAGCAGAGGGCTCAGCAGTTAGCTCAGCAACAGGCTGGCACACAGCCTCCACCACCACCCACCCCGCAGCCACAGACGCAGCAGCCAGCCCAGCCCCAGGCTGTCCCTCAGGCTCAGGCAGTGGTCCAGGCTGCCGGAAATACCATCACCAACACAGCCTCAATG GCTGGAACAATCAAGACTGCAGCTGCTGGAACAAGTCTTCAGACTG CTCCTGTCAGTGGCAATGTGATCGTAAATACAGTGGCAGGAGTTCCAGCAAGCTCGTTCCAACCCACCAACAAGCGGCTTGCCTCTCCGGGTATACCTGCCACTTTGACA ACAACAGTAGGCGCCTCCCCCCAGGTGGTGCACACCCAGCAACGGGCAGTTTCAACCCCCGCTGCACCGGCTGAGGTTGTTGCCATAGCAACCAACCAAGGCATCAGAACCGTAACGCCAGTAACGGCATCAACTGTGTCGACCACCCTCACTCCAGTGCAGACGCAGAACAGGTCTCTGATCACACAGGTTAACACAG CCACAGCCCCTAGTATGCAGTTACCTCCAGGTAAAGGCATCACCCATGCCCAGCTCCAACTCCTGAGGCAGCAGCAGGCTCAGGTGCAGGTCCAGCAGATCCAGGCTCAGGCTGGCTCTCCTGCCCAGATAAAGACTGTCGGCAAGCCAACTCAG GAACAGTTTTTGAAGATACAGCAGAAGCAGAAACTccagctacagcagcagcaggcagtaGCAGCCCAGCAGCAGACGCATCAGCCCTCGCAACAGGCAGCTCaggcgcagcagcagcagcagctcagcgCAGTGACCACGTCCAGAGGAGGGCCGGTCCTCACTGGCACCACAGTCGCTAACCTGCAGGTCGCACGTCTG